The Prosthecobacter sp. SYSU 5D2 genome has a window encoding:
- a CDS encoding DUF58 domain-containing protein → MNRLPDAASLRSLQGQAREWARVLKLPFRQQRWRGHAGDFTGTGVGSSLDFQDHRVYLPGDDPRQINWQAYARTGTYTMKLYREEVRPLVDLIVDVSGSMFAYPAKQQRTLELLAYAAEASLQTGATLRCFAVRGSGHRFLETEMLLAGRWPQEIETLSASMDPPAIGRLPLRAGALRLFISDLLYAGEPDALLGSLSQRNGRGILLVPFAAEEAHPDWDGNYEFDDAETPQLQEHRIEPDLLNRYRQAYTRHFQLWQTAAARHGVALARVSAEADFIPALRAEGMPAGAVEAA, encoded by the coding sequence ATGAACCGCCTGCCCGATGCCGCCAGCCTGCGCTCGCTCCAGGGGCAGGCGCGGGAGTGGGCGCGGGTGCTGAAGCTGCCCTTCCGGCAGCAGCGCTGGCGCGGCCATGCGGGGGACTTCACGGGCACGGGAGTGGGAAGCAGCCTGGATTTCCAGGATCATCGGGTCTATCTCCCAGGCGATGATCCGCGCCAGATCAACTGGCAGGCGTATGCCCGCACGGGCACCTATACCATGAAGCTCTACCGGGAGGAGGTGCGGCCGCTGGTGGACCTCATTGTGGATGTGTCTGGCTCCATGTTTGCCTATCCCGCCAAGCAGCAGCGCACGCTGGAGCTGCTGGCCTATGCGGCAGAGGCCAGCCTGCAAACGGGTGCCACACTGCGCTGTTTTGCCGTGCGGGGAAGTGGACACCGTTTCCTGGAAACGGAGATGCTTCTGGCCGGGCGCTGGCCTCAGGAGATCGAGACTTTGTCGGCCAGCATGGATCCTCCCGCCATCGGCCGCCTGCCGCTTCGTGCCGGGGCACTGCGGCTGTTCATCAGCGACCTGCTTTATGCTGGCGAGCCGGATGCGCTGCTGGGCTCGCTCAGCCAGCGCAATGGCCGGGGCATCCTGCTGGTACCCTTTGCTGCTGAGGAGGCGCATCCGGACTGGGATGGCAATTATGAGTTCGATGATGCAGAGACACCGCAGCTACAGGAGCACCGAATCGAGCCGGATCTGCTGAACCGCTACCGTCAGGCCTACACGCGTCATTTTCAGCTTTGGCAGACGGCGGCCGCCAGGCATGGCGTCGCCCTGGCGCGGGTCTCCGCTGAGGCAGATTTTATCCCCGCCCTGCGGGCTGAAGGCATGCCTGCGGGAGCCGTCGAGGCCGCCTGA
- a CDS encoding bifunctional nuclease family protein, with protein MNREVVEAQVRAVLPLDGSFAVFLGNTEKTFVIYVDESVGTAISMFMRGVAKDRPLTHDLLGSVLLAFGAKVERVIINHVEGSVFHARMILSASNELHQKKLIELDARPSDSIAMAVQQGAPLFVARKVWDTVEDVTDTLAQIEKRGLEEAAAAEATSDEDEDEEDGNDDDLEEIDPDDLDLEALEGLNLDDDDDDDDEDDDEDEGYDDGYSGMDDDDDEGEEWKKPK; from the coding sequence ATGAACCGCGAAGTCGTCGAAGCCCAAGTGCGTGCTGTCTTGCCTCTGGACGGCAGTTTTGCCGTTTTCCTGGGGAACACGGAGAAGACCTTTGTCATTTATGTGGATGAATCCGTCGGCACCGCCATTTCCATGTTCATGCGCGGCGTGGCCAAGGACCGCCCGCTGACGCATGATTTGTTAGGCAGCGTTTTGCTGGCCTTTGGAGCCAAGGTGGAACGGGTGATCATCAACCATGTGGAAGGCAGCGTCTTCCACGCGCGGATGATCCTTTCCGCCTCCAACGAGCTGCACCAGAAAAAACTTATCGAGCTGGATGCCCGGCCCAGTGACAGCATTGCCATGGCAGTGCAGCAGGGAGCCCCCCTGTTTGTGGCCCGCAAAGTCTGGGATACGGTGGAAGATGTGACCGATACCCTGGCCCAGATTGAAAAGCGCGGTCTGGAAGAAGCCGCCGCTGCCGAGGCCACCAGTGATGAAGATGAGGATGAAGAAGACGGGAACGATGACGACCTGGAAGAAATTGATCCCGATGATCTGGACCTCGAAGCCCTGGAAGGCCTGAACCTGGATGATGACGATGACGACGATGATGAGGATGACGACGAAGACGAAGGTTACGATGACGGCTACTCCGGCATGGATGACGACGACGACGAAGGCGAGGAGTGGAAGAAGCCGAAGTAG
- a CDS encoding sigma-70 family RNA polymerase sigma factor, translating into MADDRTTVFLELLTAHERSLGLYVHGLVPRDSEAEDILQQTKLLLWKHFDDFTLGTNFIAWARKTAFHQILTHRRHKKREHLPLDEDALEALGHAVSELSEDGSARQDALRTCLLKLPTEHRQLVHLRYFDDLEIDQIADRVNRTEAAIYRALSRVRMSLMQCVQKQLEAHP; encoded by the coding sequence ATGGCTGATGACAGGACCACCGTCTTTCTGGAACTGCTGACTGCTCACGAGCGGTCGCTGGGGCTCTATGTGCATGGCCTGGTGCCCCGTGACAGTGAGGCGGAGGACATCCTGCAACAGACCAAGCTGCTGCTGTGGAAGCACTTTGACGACTTCACCCTGGGCACGAATTTTATCGCCTGGGCGCGGAAGACGGCATTTCATCAGATCCTCACGCACCGGCGGCATAAAAAGCGGGAGCATTTACCGCTGGATGAGGATGCGCTAGAGGCCCTGGGCCATGCCGTTTCCGAACTTTCCGAGGATGGCAGCGCCCGGCAGGATGCCCTGCGGACCTGCCTGCTGAAGCTGCCCACCGAGCACCGGCAGCTTGTCCACCTCCGCTATTTTGACGATCTGGAGATTGATCAGATCGCCGACCGCGTAAACCGCACGGAGGCCGCCATCTACCGGGCGCTCAGCCGGGTGCGGATGTCCCTGATGCAGTGCGTGCAAAAACAACTGGAGGCCCACCCATGA
- a CDS encoding DoxX family protein: MPAALGLTHPARRMLNLLRLSFLPLSADIGLLLLRVSLGFTMLILHGWVKVQNFSSIAPKFLPLFGLPSDISLGMAIFAEVLCSVLLIVGLFTRFAALNLTITMAVAFFIAHGAKFTGERPGELAFVYMTGFITLLFAGGGKYAADGK; the protein is encoded by the coding sequence TTGCCCGCTGCCCTGGGCCTGACGCATCCTGCGCGCCGTATGCTCAATCTCCTGCGCCTCTCCTTTCTCCCGCTGTCCGCAGACATCGGTCTGCTGCTTCTGCGTGTCTCCCTTGGTTTCACCATGCTCATCCTCCATGGCTGGGTGAAGGTCCAGAACTTCAGCAGCATTGCACCCAAGTTTCTGCCCCTCTTTGGACTCCCCTCTGACATCAGCCTCGGCATGGCCATCTTTGCCGAGGTCTTGTGCTCCGTCCTCCTCATCGTCGGCCTGTTCACCCGTTTCGCCGCGCTTAACCTTACCATCACCATGGCCGTCGCCTTCTTCATCGCTCATGGCGCCAAATTCACCGGTGAAAGACCCGGAGAGCTTGCCTTTGTTTACATGACCGGCTTCATCACCCTCCTTTTCGCCGGCGGTGGCAAATACGCTGCCGACGGAAAGTAA
- a CDS encoding SDR family oxidoreductase: MHYDNVLITGASSGIGLHLAHQFASHGHPVVLVARQQPELDALAAELTGLYGQPARAIAKDLEKPESAQELYDELLAEAVDIGILVNNAGHGFRGKSWELTIEQDLSMVRLNIEAVLRLTKLFLPGMIARDHGRILNTASVAGFEPGPMLNVYHATKAFVLSWSEALAVELEGTAITVTALCPGPTDTDFFPKADMVAVRGVQKASVMAPQDVAKAGYEGLLKGELFVVPGGMNKALAAARRLLTEHAQAKLNEKMYEEVPPEDRTRNRGDIEAKAGLPA; this comes from the coding sequence ATGCATTACGATAACGTTCTCATCACCGGCGCCTCCAGCGGTATCGGTCTCCACCTGGCCCACCAGTTTGCCAGCCATGGCCATCCCGTCGTCCTCGTTGCCCGGCAGCAGCCGGAGCTGGATGCCCTCGCTGCCGAACTCACCGGCCTTTACGGTCAGCCGGCCCGTGCCATTGCCAAAGATCTGGAAAAGCCGGAATCCGCCCAGGAGCTCTATGATGAACTCCTGGCGGAGGCCGTGGATATCGGCATCCTGGTGAACAACGCCGGGCATGGCTTTCGCGGCAAATCCTGGGAGCTCACCATCGAGCAGGACCTCTCCATGGTGCGCCTGAACATTGAGGCTGTGCTCCGCCTGACCAAGCTCTTCCTGCCTGGCATGATAGCTCGCGATCACGGTCGCATCCTCAACACCGCCTCCGTGGCCGGTTTTGAACCCGGTCCCATGTTGAACGTTTACCACGCCACCAAAGCCTTTGTCCTTTCCTGGAGCGAGGCCCTGGCAGTGGAGTTGGAGGGCACAGCCATCACCGTCACCGCCCTTTGCCCCGGACCCACTGATACGGACTTCTTCCCCAAGGCGGACATGGTCGCTGTACGGGGGGTCCAAAAAGCTTCTGTCATGGCTCCCCAGGATGTGGCCAAGGCCGGTTATGAGGGCCTGCTCAAGGGCGAGCTTTTTGTCGTCCCCGGCGGCATGAACAAGGCTCTCGCCGCCGCCCGCCGCCTGCTCACCGAGCACGCCCAGGCCAAGCTCAACGAGAAAATGTACGAGGAGGTGCCCCCTGAGGATCGCACCCGTAATCGTGGTGACATTGAGGCCAAGGCCGGCCTGCCTGCCTAA
- a CDS encoding ferritin-like domain-containing protein produces MKLETLTDLYIHELKDLYSAEKQLIKALPKMAKAATNPKLKKGFEKHLEETKEHAVRLEKLLGSHKQTTRGPRCKGMEGLLKEGTEMIEEEADDEVRDAGLISAAQRVEHYEIAGYGCARTYAELLGDKAGLKVLQTTLDEEGATDKILTELALSEINIAADK; encoded by the coding sequence ATGAAACTTGAAACACTTACCGACCTCTACATTCACGAACTCAAGGACCTTTACAGCGCTGAAAAGCAGCTCATCAAGGCCCTGCCCAAAATGGCCAAAGCGGCCACCAACCCCAAGCTCAAGAAAGGCTTTGAAAAGCATCTTGAGGAAACCAAGGAACACGCCGTTCGTCTTGAAAAACTCCTCGGCAGCCACAAACAGACCACCCGTGGTCCCCGCTGCAAAGGCATGGAAGGCCTTCTCAAAGAAGGCACCGAAATGATCGAGGAAGAAGCCGATGACGAAGTGCGCGATGCCGGTCTCATCTCCGCCGCCCAGCGTGTGGAGCATTACGAGATCGCCGGCTACGGCTGCGCCCGCACCTACGCCGAGCTCCTCGGTGACAAGGCGGGCCTCAAAGTCCTCCAGACCACCCTTGATGAAGAAGGTGCCACCGACAAAATCCTCACCGAGCTGGCCCTCTCCGAGATCAACATTGCAGCAGACAAGTAA
- a CDS encoding cytochrome B6 produces MKLHTNHFVRLCTVSAAAACGLIHAQTVAPTPKQAKAPPDAIQEAQTPRSARSQRPELKKDDADEAGRMSAKNAKPSSQALEAQPDKGRMTGFDFARDPLNAKEPMQQPEDIMAADKAAKDGIMEKQRELLNARYNLEPKFHPEVTMTRGKPVPMGPTARLPDGVTWESLMEKTPDEMKKEGSFPYPSLPHPKHATGGQVFPQVQIEMFPRLQRFDVDFDLPEAFIPEFPPAIFLQNRPDLGDVSRGEVVSINNFYSLFKDLLTPVQLDGLRMLLTPMPQEEFNATDDRKTEQPSLGVTCFDCHVNGHTTAQFHLNPDTRPQHARFRLDTTSLRGLFNQQVHGSKRSLRSVEDFTEFEQRTAYFNGDQIHAFKKGAMILDRVQVSHMAQMQNMLDFPPAPKLDPSTNRLNSALGTEQELRGEKLFHGKAKCATCHTGPAFMDHQYHDLRVERFVNEPARGPIKTFTLRGIKDSPPYLHDGRCLTLEDTVEFFNLVLQLQLTREEKADLTAFLLTL; encoded by the coding sequence ATGAAACTACACACCAACCATTTTGTTAGGCTGTGCACTGTCAGTGCAGCAGCTGCCTGCGGACTGATCCATGCACAGACCGTCGCCCCCACCCCCAAGCAGGCCAAAGCGCCGCCGGATGCCATCCAGGAAGCGCAGACGCCACGGTCCGCCAGGAGCCAGCGCCCTGAACTGAAAAAAGACGATGCGGACGAAGCCGGGCGGATGTCCGCCAAGAACGCGAAGCCCTCCTCGCAGGCACTGGAGGCACAGCCGGACAAGGGCAGGATGACGGGTTTTGACTTTGCGCGCGACCCGCTCAACGCCAAGGAGCCCATGCAGCAGCCGGAGGACATTATGGCGGCAGACAAGGCGGCCAAAGACGGCATCATGGAAAAACAGCGTGAGCTGCTGAATGCCCGCTACAATCTGGAGCCCAAGTTTCACCCCGAGGTGACGATGACACGTGGCAAGCCTGTTCCAATGGGGCCCACCGCCAGACTGCCAGATGGAGTGACCTGGGAATCGCTGATGGAAAAGACGCCGGACGAAATGAAAAAGGAGGGCAGCTTCCCCTACCCTTCCCTGCCCCACCCCAAGCATGCCACCGGCGGTCAGGTGTTTCCGCAGGTGCAGATTGAGATGTTCCCCCGGCTGCAAAGGTTTGATGTGGATTTTGACCTGCCTGAGGCATTTATCCCTGAGTTTCCACCGGCCATCTTTTTGCAGAACCGGCCTGATCTGGGGGATGTTTCGCGAGGGGAAGTGGTCTCCATCAACAACTTTTACAGTCTTTTTAAAGACCTGCTGACACCGGTGCAACTGGACGGGCTGCGGATGCTGCTGACGCCGATGCCGCAGGAGGAGTTCAATGCCACAGATGACCGCAAAACGGAGCAGCCCAGCCTGGGGGTGACCTGCTTCGACTGCCACGTAAACGGCCACACGACAGCGCAGTTTCACCTGAACCCGGACACCCGTCCGCAGCACGCCCGGTTCCGTCTGGACACAACGAGCCTGAGGGGCCTGTTCAACCAGCAGGTGCATGGCTCCAAACGGAGCTTGAGATCTGTTGAGGACTTCACGGAGTTCGAGCAGCGCACGGCTTACTTCAATGGCGACCAGATTCATGCCTTCAAAAAAGGTGCCATGATTCTGGACCGCGTACAGGTGAGCCACATGGCGCAAATGCAGAACATGCTGGACTTTCCACCCGCACCGAAGCTGGACCCGTCCACCAACCGTCTGAACAGCGCCCTGGGGACGGAGCAGGAACTGCGCGGCGAGAAGCTCTTCCATGGCAAGGCGAAATGCGCCACCTGCCACACGGGACCCGCTTTTATGGATCATCAGTACCATGATCTGCGGGTGGAGCGGTTTGTAAACGAACCGGCCCGGGGTCCAATCAAGACCTTTACCCTGCGCGGCATCAAAGACAGCCCGCCGTATCTGCATGACGGCCGCTGCCTGACGCTGGAGGATACCGTGGAATTCTTTAACCTGGTGCTTCAGTTGCAGCTGACACGGGAGGAGAAAGCTGACCTGACGGCTTTTCTGCTGACGCTCTGA
- a CDS encoding DNRLRE domain-containing protein — translation MKPDETWQWLELWERARDHALNEEELKRLNDALHDNAEVRTLLAEAAMMEAELRVLPLAERETGAVQMQAMKVSPASSRISRILLPIAAAIVSAGAVWLLAKDPAPVATLTKANACKWGNSALPTLEGSSLQPGMLELLDGIATVKFASGAEVALEAPVTLEVISAMECRVKKGTVVAEVPDQAKGFTIHTADTKVVDYGTRFGVSAGEDGKVLVHVIDGLVEVERKGVKGVKELRAGQRVDYGGFIQSAVNPDDSSDSQPEPGRWLPGPINDLGDGWQILTTGFGRGKDSWIQSSAGQRVTGRESFLRIKHTSLVENLDRKAYVAFDLKRFTGKRIAEAEFTLHVEPSDLGFASLVPDAVFAVYGLTDESQDAWSENGLSWAEAPAHSEAPEHRIAAVPGQSVKLGQFIVPQGTTRGAFTLKGEALAEFLRADTNGLVTLVIIRETDETARNGLAHAFASKENTRNTPPMLKLRLEE, via the coding sequence ATGAAACCTGACGAAACCTGGCAATGGCTGGAACTGTGGGAACGCGCCCGCGACCACGCCCTGAATGAAGAAGAACTGAAGCGGCTGAATGATGCCCTTCATGACAATGCCGAAGTGCGCACCCTGCTGGCCGAGGCCGCCATGATGGAGGCCGAACTGCGGGTGCTGCCGCTGGCCGAACGCGAAACCGGTGCCGTGCAAATGCAGGCAATGAAAGTCAGCCCGGCCTCCTCCCGGATCTCCCGCATCCTGCTGCCCATCGCAGCGGCCATCGTTTCCGCTGGAGCCGTCTGGCTGCTGGCCAAAGATCCTGCCCCGGTGGCCACGCTGACCAAAGCCAATGCCTGCAAATGGGGCAACAGCGCCCTGCCGACGCTGGAAGGATCCAGCCTGCAGCCGGGGATGCTGGAGCTGCTGGATGGCATCGCGACCGTGAAATTCGCCAGCGGCGCCGAGGTGGCGCTGGAGGCCCCGGTAACGCTGGAAGTCATCTCCGCCATGGAATGCCGGGTTAAAAAAGGCACCGTGGTGGCGGAGGTGCCTGACCAGGCCAAGGGCTTCACCATCCACACAGCGGATACGAAGGTGGTGGACTACGGTACCCGCTTTGGCGTGAGCGCCGGCGAGGATGGCAAGGTGCTGGTACACGTCATTGACGGCCTGGTGGAAGTGGAGCGCAAAGGTGTGAAAGGAGTCAAGGAACTGCGTGCCGGACAGCGCGTGGACTACGGGGGCTTTATCCAAAGTGCGGTGAATCCGGATGACAGTTCGGACAGCCAGCCCGAGCCGGGTCGCTGGTTGCCAGGCCCGATCAATGACCTGGGCGACGGCTGGCAGATCCTGACCACCGGCTTTGGCCGGGGCAAGGACTCCTGGATCCAGTCCAGCGCCGGTCAGCGGGTGACCGGCCGGGAATCCTTTTTGCGCATCAAGCACACCTCCCTGGTGGAAAACCTGGACCGGAAAGCTTATGTCGCCTTTGACCTGAAGCGCTTCACGGGCAAGCGCATCGCCGAAGCGGAATTCACCCTGCATGTGGAACCGAGCGATCTGGGCTTTGCCTCCCTGGTGCCGGATGCGGTGTTTGCCGTCTATGGCCTGACGGATGAATCCCAGGATGCCTGGAGCGAAAATGGGCTGAGCTGGGCAGAAGCCCCTGCGCATAGTGAAGCGCCGGAGCATCGCATCGCCGCAGTGCCCGGACAGTCGGTGAAGCTGGGCCAGTTCATTGTGCCGCAGGGGACGACACGCGGTGCCTTTACCCTGAAAGGCGAGGCGCTGGCGGAGTTTCTGCGGGCGGATACCAACGGCCTGGTCACGCTGGTCATCATCCGAGAAACGGATGAAACGGCACGAAACGGACTCGCGCACGCTTTTGCCAGCAAGGAAAACACGCGAAACACCCCGCCGATGCTCAAGCTGCGCCTTGAGGAATAA
- a CDS encoding FAD-dependent oxidoreductase yields the protein MKTESPWSVAQPPAFPRLKHPIETDVLIIGGGITGVTAAYLLSKVGCSVVLVEKTRLCKGETNNTTAHISYPTDLRLNQLVSKFGRNHAEAVWDACFASAEQIRKNVCAEEIACDFRHVPGYLYAAADANQAKEIEKLKEDVRLATEMGFDAEYIESCPLAHQPAVRFSNLFKFEPARYVLHLPQAAQEHGCQIYENCEAGEFDGEARHVQCGGHRISYQHVFIATHVPLQGTAGTLDAALLQTKLAGYSTYALKADLPMGNLPEALWWDTANPYFYLRIDAGSQGIHVIAGGEDHKTGQETATKDRYAALERQLEDMLPPAEITHRWSGQVIETVDGLPYIGEYNGQFIATGFTGTGITYGTLAAMMFRDHVIGVANPWKDLFRVDRKEFSSTWDYLKENKDYPYYLAKSLFIGSKEDPRELASGEGAILRHQGRKVAASRDSDGNLTLLSAICPHMGCVVAWNSADKTWDCPCHGSRFTGQGKVIAGPAESPLEKIKS from the coding sequence ATGAAAACGGAATCTCCTTGGAGCGTCGCCCAGCCCCCTGCCTTCCCCCGTCTCAAGCATCCCATTGAGACCGATGTCCTCATCATCGGCGGCGGCATCACCGGTGTCACTGCGGCTTATCTGCTGTCCAAAGTGGGATGCAGTGTGGTTCTTGTTGAAAAGACCCGCCTGTGTAAAGGCGAGACGAACAACACCACCGCCCACATCAGTTATCCCACCGACCTGCGTCTCAACCAGCTCGTCAGCAAATTTGGCCGCAATCATGCGGAGGCCGTTTGGGATGCCTGTTTCGCCTCAGCCGAGCAGATCCGCAAGAATGTCTGCGCGGAAGAGATCGCCTGTGACTTCCGCCACGTGCCCGGCTATCTCTATGCAGCGGCGGATGCCAATCAGGCGAAGGAAATTGAGAAACTCAAGGAGGATGTGCGCCTGGCCACCGAGATGGGTTTTGATGCCGAATACATCGAAAGCTGCCCGCTGGCCCACCAGCCTGCCGTGCGCTTTTCCAACCTGTTTAAATTTGAGCCCGCCCGCTATGTCCTTCACCTGCCCCAGGCTGCCCAGGAGCATGGCTGCCAGATTTATGAAAACTGCGAGGCCGGCGAATTTGATGGGGAAGCCCGTCATGTTCAATGCGGTGGCCACCGCATCTCATATCAGCATGTCTTCATCGCCACCCACGTCCCTTTGCAGGGCACGGCAGGCACCCTGGATGCAGCACTGCTGCAAACCAAGCTGGCCGGTTACTCCACTTACGCGCTGAAGGCGGACCTCCCCATGGGAAACCTGCCTGAAGCCCTGTGGTGGGACACCGCCAATCCCTATTTTTACCTGCGCATTGATGCCGGTTCCCAGGGCATTCACGTCATCGCCGGCGGGGAGGATCATAAAACTGGCCAGGAAACTGCGACGAAGGATCGTTATGCCGCTCTGGAGCGCCAGCTTGAGGACATGCTGCCGCCTGCGGAAATCACCCACCGCTGGTCCGGCCAGGTCATCGAAACCGTGGACGGGCTCCCCTACATTGGTGAATACAACGGCCAGTTCATCGCCACCGGTTTCACCGGCACCGGCATCACCTATGGCACCCTCGCCGCCATGATGTTCCGCGACCACGTGATCGGCGTCGCCAACCCCTGGAAGGACCTCTTTCGTGTGGATCGCAAGGAGTTCTCCAGCACCTGGGATTACCTCAAGGAGAACAAAGACTACCCGTACTATCTGGCCAAAAGCCTCTTCATCGGCAGCAAGGAGGACCCTCGTGAACTCGCCAGCGGGGAAGGGGCCATTTTGCGCCATCAGGGCCGCAAGGTGGCTGCCTCCAGGGATTCTGATGGGAATCTTACGCTGCTTTCCGCCATCTGTCCGCACATGGGCTGCGTCGTCGCTTGGAACAGCGCGGACAAAACCTGGGACTGTCCCTGCCACGGCTCACGCTTTACCGGCCAGGGAAAAGTCATCGCAGGCCCGGCCGAATCCCCTTTAGAAAAGATTAAGTCGTGA
- a CDS encoding sodium:solute symporter yields MDYIIDAAVIILYFGIIMAIGLSQRSKSGSVEGFTLGDRQIAWWAVLASILAAEISAATFLGAPEAGYSRQNWSYAQFAIGTVMARIIVSFLFIPVFYKHGVISLYEFLETRFGPMTRKLASFLFMFTRVLAMGTRLYVSAIILVIGVAMWQGGAVDADTKFWLYGGAVVVVTLLTALYTSVGGIRAVIWTDFIQVGVLVASLGFTIPYLLMKIPGGWDTVADVIKNPVFFDFAKPVETGALAWIKNVFTSEYTIWAAIIGSTFVTMSTHGIDQDTVQRMLTAKNRRQSAVATILSGIVDLPIVSAFILIGVLLKAYYLAHPNANLPVESREVFPFFIMNEMPAGMRGLVTAGILATAMGSLSTALNALATSLSRDFILPRLGIDAPESKKISVLRWSTVFFAGLIIIVGVWTAWYMAHNPKVEILPLVLGILGFTFGSLLGVFLLAVLTKSRGSDVGNVIAMICGILAVLFLSNIFGVQTRLGMETPFVLSFPWRITLGTFVTILIAIFFHTPHAKQHQRYLAEQ; encoded by the coding sequence ATGGATTATATCATCGACGCAGCCGTCATCATACTCTACTTCGGGATCATCATGGCCATCGGCCTGTCCCAGCGGAGCAAGAGCGGCAGTGTCGAAGGTTTCACCCTCGGGGACCGGCAGATCGCCTGGTGGGCTGTGCTCGCCTCCATCCTCGCCGCAGAGATCAGCGCCGCCACCTTCCTAGGCGCGCCGGAGGCTGGCTACAGCCGGCAAAACTGGTCCTATGCCCAGTTTGCCATCGGCACCGTCATGGCGCGTATCATCGTGAGTTTTCTGTTCATCCCGGTTTTTTACAAGCACGGCGTCATCTCATTGTATGAGTTTTTGGAGACGCGGTTTGGCCCCATGACCCGCAAGCTGGCCTCCTTTCTGTTCATGTTCACCCGCGTACTGGCCATGGGCACCCGGCTCTACGTCTCCGCCATCATCCTGGTCATCGGCGTGGCCATGTGGCAGGGCGGCGCGGTGGATGCGGATACCAAATTCTGGCTGTATGGCGGAGCCGTCGTCGTCGTTACCCTGCTGACGGCGCTTTATACCAGTGTGGGCGGCATCCGCGCGGTGATCTGGACGGACTTTATCCAGGTGGGCGTGCTGGTTGCCTCCCTCGGCTTCACCATTCCCTACCTGCTGATGAAGATTCCCGGCGGCTGGGACACGGTGGCGGATGTGATTAAAAACCCGGTGTTCTTTGACTTCGCCAAACCTGTGGAAACGGGGGCCTTGGCCTGGATCAAAAACGTTTTCACCAGCGAGTACACCATATGGGCGGCCATCATCGGCAGCACCTTTGTGACCATGAGCACCCATGGCATTGACCAGGACACGGTGCAGCGAATGCTGACGGCCAAGAACCGCCGTCAGAGCGCCGTGGCCACCATTCTGTCCGGCATTGTGGATCTGCCCATTGTCTCCGCCTTCATCCTCATCGGTGTCTTGCTGAAGGCTTACTACCTGGCGCATCCGAATGCCAACCTGCCGGTGGAAAGCCGGGAGGTTTTTCCCTTCTTCATCATGAATGAAATGCCTGCCGGGATGCGCGGCCTGGTCACCGCCGGCATTCTGGCCACGGCCATGGGATCGCTCTCCACTGCCCTCAATGCCCTGGCCACCAGTCTCTCCCGCGACTTCATCCTGCCGCGTCTGGGCATTGATGCGCCGGAATCCAAAAAAATCTCCGTGCTGCGCTGGAGCACCGTTTTTTTTGCCGGTCTGATCATCATCGTCGGCGTGTGGACGGCCTGGTACATGGCGCACAATCCCAAGGTGGAAATCCTGCCGCTGGTGCTGGGCATCCTGGGTTTCACCTTCGGCTCGCTCCTCGGCGTCTTTCTGCTGGCGGTGCTCACGAAGTCTCGCGGCAGCGACGTGGGCAATGTCATTGCCATGATTTGCGGCATTCTGGCCGTGCTGTTCCTGAGCAACATCTTCGGTGTGCAGACCCGGCTGGGCATGGAGACACCTTTTGTCCTGTCCTTCCCCTGGCGCATCACCCTGGGCACCTTTGTGACCATCCTTATCGCCATCTTCTTCCACACTCCGCACGCCAAGCAGCATCAGCGGTATCTGGCGGAGCAGTAG